A window of the Brassica oleracea var. oleracea cultivar TO1000 chromosome C1, BOL, whole genome shotgun sequence genome harbors these coding sequences:
- the LOC106294477 gene encoding uncharacterized protein LOC106294477 — MRHEERTPTMGLSAVTQASSVSSSQQIMTNAQAAAVRFARNNSVCSHCGKQGHEVSQCFQVIGYPEWWDKNAKPAAGRGMDKGGRGNGSDSQGGRGRGRGTGFRAYNTQADTPGEQELQQTQGIPNFTNEQWATLTQFVNSQKSNNSEKLGPRLEDFDWCG; from the exons ATGAGGCATGAAGAAAGAACACCAACGATGGGTCTGTCTGCAGTAACACAGGCTTCCTCTGTGTCGTCAAGTCAACAAATCATGACCAATGCTCAAGCTGCAGCAGTTAGGTTTGCAAGAAACAACTCGGTTTGTTCCCACTGTGGAAAGCAGGGACATGAAGTAAGTCAATGCTTTCAAGTCATCGGATATCCAGAGTGGTGGGATAAGAATGCAAAACCTGCAGCAGGTCGAGGGATGGATAAAGGAGGGCGAGGCAACGGATCTGACTCACAAGGAGGCAGAGGACGTGGTCGTGGAACTGGATTTCGTGCGTACAACACTCAGGCTGACACGCCTGGAGAACAAGAGCTGCAGCAGACTCAAGGGATTCCAAACTTCACAAATGAACAATGGGCAACCTTGACTCAGTTTGTGAATTCACAAAAATCAAACAACAGTGAGAAGCTTG GACCTCGCCTCGAAGACTTTGATTGGTGCGGGTGA